In Bacillota bacterium, a genomic segment contains:
- a CDS encoding helix-turn-helix domain-containing protein — protein sequence MDTPDAKRSRDSPGWEPWAPTLSALRRLFESPGTLSPSARLVFVALAWHLGPDGTCHPGTARLRKLTGLARATVFEALREL from the coding sequence ATGGATACGCCAGATGCCAAGCGGTCGCGCGACTCCCCTGGTTGGGAGCCCTGGGCACCGACCCTGAGCGCTCTCCGGAGGCTGTTCGAGTCGCCCGGCACCTTGAGCCCAAGCGCCCGCCTGGTCTTCGTGGCGCTCGCCTGGCACCTGGGGCCGGACGGGACTTGTCACCCGGGTACGGCTCGACTCCGCAAGCTCACGGGGCTTGCCCGAGCGACGGTGTTCGAGGCGCTACGCGAGCT